The genomic stretch GGCATCTTGGCCGTAATTCTTCCAATCTCAACAGGCCGGACGATCGAGCTCCTTTTTGTCGATCAAATGGAAGTGCGAAGCAGGCCGACCATCACTCCTTGAATGCTCAGTTCTTGAGCGGGGATCAAGTCGGGATAATTCGGATTCTCTGCGTGCAGGAACGGGCGGTTGTCGACAACCAGGTATCTTTTCAGGGTGCTTTCGCCATCAATGAGAGCGGCGACGACATCGCGTGGTTTGGGGGGGCGTTGATCAAGAATGACAAAATCGCCATGCTGGATGTGAGCCCCTGTCATTGAGTCGCCGCGAACGCGTAGAGCAAAAGGTTTGGCTCCAGGGTTGAGACCCATGCTGCGGGTGTCGATGGTCAATTTGCCATCGGCGATTTCGGGGTTGTCGGCGGCGAATCCGGCGGGGATGTCACCATAAATGGGGATGTCGACGGTTTCGCGATTGATGTCTTCAGGAAACACGACGGCGCGGGCTTTTCCCGCCAGACGGCGGATCACCCCTTTGCGCTCGAGGGCACGCAGGTGGCTCATGGCGGCGGTTTGACTGGCAAAGCCAAAGTGCTGCTGGATGTCCCTGGTTGAAGGCATCAATCCATTGCGACGCTGGTAACCTTTCAAAAAGACCAGCAATTCCTGTTGGCGCGCCGTAAGTAACATAGGTTCTATTTGAATACCATTCAGTTGTGCAGGCAAGAAAAATTTCGCTTGTGTGTAGCTTTTTGCAGCGATAGTGGCTGATGAGAATCACTTTCTTGATTGCATTTGCCCTTGCGCCTGGGGTCTGGCTAATGGCTGCCAGTGAATCGATTAGTCAGGAAACTGCCCAACCTACGTCGGTTCAGGGAGATCCAGTGGAATTGGGAATTCCGAAACAAGAAAAAACCGGACAGCTTCCTGCGCTCACCACGGCACTATCGGAGCGGGCCACGCAGGCATTTGGCAAGAAAGACTGGAAAACGGCTCGGGA from Phragmitibacter flavus encodes the following:
- the lexA gene encoding transcriptional repressor LexA; the encoded protein is MLLTARQQELLVFLKGYQRRNGLMPSTRDIQQHFGFASQTAAMSHLRALERKGVIRRLAGKARAVVFPEDINRETVDIPIYGDIPAGFAADNPEIADGKLTIDTRSMGLNPGAKPFALRVRGDSMTGAHIQHGDFVILDQRPPKPRDVVAALIDGESTLKRYLVVDNRPFLHAENPNYPDLIPAQELSIQGVMVGLLRTSI